A stretch of the Methanothrix sp. genome encodes the following:
- a CDS encoding DUF1614 domain-containing protein: MNGRLFYAPLTFLFMAVLALLVFLVVSLLFVGALQTAFLRLGFAWHDALLLLLASLIGSSINIPFKEIRSEIPVTRTAYVRVFGVNYRIPVYETVYNSTTVALNVGGAMIPILVSVYLLLAFSHALAYAAAATVIVTLAVHRIARPVPGLGIVTPALLPPLIAALSSLAVIMIAGGPRELEFVTAYVSGTLGTLIGADILNLNRIQRLGAPVVSIGGAGTFDGVFLTGIIAVLLV; encoded by the coding sequence GGCCGGCTGTTCTACGCACCGCTAACATTTCTCTTCATGGCTGTTCTGGCGCTGCTGGTATTCCTGGTCGTCTCCCTGCTCTTCGTTGGTGCGCTGCAGACTGCCTTCCTCCGGCTCGGGTTTGCGTGGCATGATGCGCTTCTTCTGCTCCTCGCCTCCCTGATCGGAAGCAGCATCAACATTCCTTTCAAGGAGATACGATCGGAGATACCGGTGACCAGGACGGCGTATGTCAGGGTTTTCGGAGTGAACTACAGGATCCCCGTCTACGAGACCGTTTACAACAGCACCACAGTGGCCCTGAATGTGGGTGGCGCAATGATCCCGATCCTGGTATCTGTGTATCTGCTTCTGGCGTTTTCGCACGCCCTGGCATATGCAGCAGCAGCCACTGTTATTGTGACGCTTGCTGTGCACAGGATCGCCAGACCTGTCCCGGGCCTGGGCATAGTGACGCCTGCCCTTCTTCCACCGCTCATAGCAGCACTGTCATCACTGGCTGTGATCATGATTGCTGGAGGTCCTCGAGAGCTTGAGTTCGTCACAGCATACGTCAGCGGCACGCTGGGAACGCTCATCGGCGCTGATATTCTCAACCTCAACAGAATTCAGCGCCTCGGCGCTCCTGTGGTCTCGATCGGTGGCGCAGGGACCTTTGATGGCGTTTTCCTCACAGGCATCATCGCTGTGCTGCTCGTCTAG